From a single Gimesia fumaroli genomic region:
- a CDS encoding HlyD family secretion protein, producing MAAKKPLDTPASQTEQQRWSMLVPVAYSESSMPALRLARSSRLARRIARYLFVTLVLSIILMAFAPWQQSVTGTGNVLAYAPDQRQQVIQAPIKGRLAQWGEGIFENARVKKGQEIAEIRDLDESYAARLDLQLMNSQQGVTASGQQLEASQRALDAAKTIVESYQAQVQAYETVKRETIDAQDAYIEMAAKKVKAENQKLVEYEAALPQLQAEYNRMKTLQAENNISLQKLQEVSRKLKEATSKAKGAEFYYGAAQDELSGKQSERKAKIEKAQADIDKAKALLRKANGDVSKAESDIAKAQQELNKAEKELLDMKVKVSRQEKRVIKAPFDGYIVQITPNLGTAILKQGDPICTIVPYTTDRSVQVWLDGNDAPLVEPGRPVRLQFEGWPAIQFAGWPSVAVGTFGGTVVSVDATDNGNGKFRILVRPDPSDEPWPQDRFLRQGVRANAWVLLKRVPLWYEVWRKLNGFPPAVSIDEPGQKSSKSKPPKLPK from the coding sequence ATGGCAGCTAAAAAACCGCTTGATACGCCCGCATCCCAGACAGAGCAACAACGTTGGTCAATGCTGGTGCCGGTGGCTTATAGTGAATCCAGTATGCCCGCGTTGAGGTTGGCAAGATCATCACGCCTGGCGCGTCGGATCGCCCGTTATTTATTTGTGACGCTTGTATTATCGATCATATTGATGGCATTTGCTCCCTGGCAGCAATCGGTAACCGGAACAGGAAATGTTCTGGCGTATGCCCCCGATCAGCGACAGCAGGTCATTCAAGCACCGATTAAAGGAAGGCTGGCTCAATGGGGAGAGGGGATCTTTGAAAATGCCCGGGTCAAAAAAGGGCAGGAAATTGCTGAAATTCGTGATTTGGACGAATCGTATGCAGCTCGTCTGGATCTGCAGTTGATGAATTCCCAGCAGGGAGTAACGGCATCAGGCCAGCAACTGGAAGCCAGTCAGCGCGCGCTGGACGCAGCGAAGACAATCGTCGAATCCTATCAGGCCCAAGTTCAGGCTTATGAAACTGTCAAGCGGGAGACGATTGACGCCCAGGATGCTTATATTGAAATGGCCGCTAAGAAAGTCAAGGCCGAGAATCAGAAACTGGTTGAATATGAGGCCGCATTACCTCAGTTGCAGGCCGAGTATAACCGAATGAAAACTCTTCAGGCTGAGAATAATATCTCTCTACAGAAATTGCAGGAAGTGAGTCGGAAGCTGAAAGAAGCAACCAGCAAAGCAAAGGGGGCTGAGTTCTATTATGGTGCTGCTCAAGATGAATTGTCTGGTAAGCAGAGTGAGCGAAAAGCCAAAATTGAAAAAGCGCAGGCCGATATCGATAAAGCCAAGGCGCTGCTGCGTAAAGCAAACGGGGATGTTTCAAAAGCAGAAAGCGACATCGCCAAGGCGCAGCAGGAGCTGAATAAAGCCGAGAAGGAACTACTTGATATGAAGGTCAAGGTTTCGCGGCAGGAAAAACGGGTGATCAAGGCTCCCTTTGATGGTTATATTGTTCAGATCACGCCCAATCTCGGAACCGCAATCTTAAAACAGGGAGATCCCATCTGCACCATCGTACCTTACACGACGGATCGTTCGGTTCAGGTTTGGCTCGATGGAAATGATGCACCACTGGTTGAGCCGGGGCGACCTGTGAGGCTGCAGTTTGAAGGTTGGCCTGCAATCCAATTTGCCGGTTGGCCTTCGGTAGCCGTTGGGACCTTTGGGGGAACGGTGGTTTCTGTCGATGCGACCGACAATGGGAATGGAAAGTTTCGAATACTGGTCCGCCCGGATCCCTCAGATGAACCCTGGCCTCAAGATCGATTCCTCAGACAGGGGGTTCGCGCCAATGCGTGGGTTCTGCTCAAACGCGTTCCTCTCTGGTATGAAGTCTGGCGAAAATTAAATGGCTTCCCGCCCGCAGTCTCAATCGATGAGCCAGGTCAGAAAAGCAGCAAATCAAAGCCTCCAAAGTTGCCGAAGTAG
- a CDS encoding peptidase domain-containing ABC transporter, with protein sequence MSTLQPDNADNSADADRKSVQTDIKAAAWLFEQLAVDAGHSADRSRIRRALIEAASARTSKTDDDWWNWLVEASQSLELQYKVMDCTFRELVAITSEGGRVITRVGEEHRWTAILSTKRRRFQILQPQRDRTRIWISARRMRSTLEVSSREDVVRCLVIEPELTASDMNSGEIHEHSPLDRVLRLLKPEFSDIWIIMVFALVTGLLALATPLAVETLVNTVAFGRLLQPVIILALMLLAFLSFSAALLGLQTYVAEIIQRRLFARVAADLSYRLPRVVPAALDGQSGRELVNRFFDVITVQKATASLLLDGISLVLSTLIGMTVLAFYHPWLLGFDIVLLALIAFVILVLGRGAVNSSIKESKAKYKVAAWLENLVSCSTAFRYRGAAEYALDQADHLTFEYLSARKKHFRIVMRQIIFALGMQAVASTALLGLGGWLVISGQLTLGQLVAAELIVTVIVGSFAKLGKHMQSYYDLLASVDKLGALFDLPMERRDGLLKMSHDKPAEVTSSNVSCAMQHHSDHGAQINLNVESGARLMLMGPSGTGKSLFLDLLFGLRTPADGHVSINGIDPRDLRPDALRKHVALARDIEIFSGSLEENVHLERPSVSTSDVREALERVGLIDDILSLPEGLNTHLVETGYPLTSNQARKLMLARAIVGRPRLLLIDGLVDALPDQEAERLTQMLVDPERLWTLIMVTGRRSLAELGTDVYELGEPAIASAEGSGHGS encoded by the coding sequence ATGTCGACCTTACAACCTGACAACGCGGACAATTCAGCAGACGCTGATCGAAAGTCGGTCCAGACCGACATCAAAGCGGCCGCCTGGCTGTTTGAGCAACTGGCCGTGGATGCCGGTCACTCTGCTGATCGATCACGGATTCGACGTGCATTGATCGAGGCAGCGTCTGCAAGGACATCTAAAACAGACGACGACTGGTGGAATTGGTTAGTCGAAGCCAGCCAGAGTTTAGAGCTGCAATACAAGGTCATGGATTGTACCTTCCGTGAACTGGTCGCGATCACCAGTGAAGGGGGACGGGTGATAACTCGTGTCGGCGAAGAGCATCGCTGGACTGCCATTCTTTCCACCAAGCGTCGACGCTTCCAGATTCTACAGCCTCAACGGGATCGAACCCGGATCTGGATTAGTGCCCGCAGAATGCGGAGTACGTTAGAGGTTTCAAGTCGAGAAGATGTGGTCCGTTGTCTGGTTATCGAACCGGAACTTACTGCTTCCGATATGAATTCGGGAGAAATACACGAGCATAGTCCGCTCGATCGGGTGCTGAGATTATTAAAACCGGAATTCTCGGATATCTGGATCATCATGGTTTTTGCGCTCGTTACCGGGTTGTTGGCTTTGGCGACGCCTTTAGCAGTGGAGACTTTAGTTAACACTGTTGCCTTCGGTCGGTTGCTTCAGCCCGTGATCATTTTGGCTTTGATGCTGCTGGCTTTTCTTTCTTTTTCAGCAGCGTTGCTTGGCTTGCAGACTTATGTGGCAGAAATCATTCAACGACGACTTTTTGCGCGCGTCGCCGCTGATCTATCTTATCGCTTGCCGCGAGTGGTTCCTGCTGCACTGGATGGTCAATCGGGGCGGGAACTGGTGAATCGCTTCTTTGATGTCATCACAGTTCAAAAAGCAACCGCATCACTCCTGCTGGACGGAATCTCGCTGGTACTGAGCACGTTGATTGGTATGACGGTATTGGCTTTTTATCATCCCTGGTTGTTGGGCTTTGATATCGTTTTGCTGGCGTTGATTGCCTTTGTGATTTTAGTTTTAGGGCGCGGCGCTGTTAACAGTAGTATCAAAGAGTCTAAGGCAAAGTACAAAGTGGCTGCCTGGCTGGAAAACCTGGTGAGCTGTTCGACAGCGTTTCGTTATCGGGGAGCTGCAGAGTATGCTTTGGATCAAGCCGACCATTTAACCTTTGAATATCTGAGTGCCCGCAAGAAACATTTCCGGATTGTAATGCGCCAGATTATTTTTGCTCTGGGCATGCAGGCAGTCGCGAGTACTGCTTTACTAGGCTTAGGTGGATGGCTGGTTATTTCAGGTCAATTGACCCTCGGGCAGCTTGTGGCAGCCGAGTTGATCGTGACGGTGATCGTCGGTTCTTTTGCCAAGTTGGGAAAACATATGCAGAGCTATTACGATCTCTTAGCTTCAGTGGATAAGCTGGGGGCATTGTTTGATTTGCCTATGGAACGCCGGGATGGGCTTCTCAAAATGTCTCATGACAAACCAGCAGAAGTGACGTCCAGCAATGTCAGTTGTGCAATGCAACATCATTCCGACCATGGGGCACAGATTAACCTGAATGTTGAGAGTGGGGCGAGACTGATGCTGATGGGGCCCAGTGGAACAGGAAAGAGTCTGTTTCTGGATTTATTATTTGGATTAAGAACGCCTGCGGATGGACATGTTTCAATTAATGGAATTGATCCCCGTGATCTGCGACCTGACGCTCTCAGAAAACATGTTGCTCTGGCCCGGGACATTGAAATATTTTCAGGGTCTCTGGAAGAGAACGTGCATCTGGAACGTCCTTCTGTTTCCACCAGTGATGTCCGTGAAGCATTGGAACGAGTCGGACTGATTGATGATATTTTAAGTCTTCCCGAAGGGCTGAATACGCACCTTGTCGAGACTGGTTACCCGCTGACATCAAATCAGGCGCGCAAGTTAATGCTGGCACGGGCCATTGTTGGTCGTCCCAGATTGTTATTGATTGACGGTCTGGTTGATGCGTTACCCGATCAGGAAGCGGAACGGTTGACACAAATGCTGGTCGATCCAGAGCGTCTCTGGACTCTGATTATGGTCACGGGGCGGAGAAGTCTTGCCGAACTGGGAACAGACGTTTATGAATTAGGCGAACCTGCCATTGCATCTGCAGAAGGGAGTGGTCATGGCAGCTAA
- a CDS encoding glycerophosphodiester phosphodiesterase has protein sequence MSRLFPFLIPSIAVLCLTLNVHSANAAPPLIVAHRGLLKAAPENTLSNFRACLELRLGFEFDVQRTKDGHLVCIHDSTVNRTTNGSGNVSDLTLAEVKQLDAGSWFDPRFAGEKVPTVEQVLQLASDFNQHPILIAVDFKDANVEQDVVRLAKKHDILSHLIFIGRTIQEPQVRANIKATSAKAETAAVANNTTEFPAALADTSADWVYVRYIPSASEIKRVHAAGKRAFIAGPTVGGKMPKNWQEAATVGIDAILTDFPLDLRAVLKQKAARN, from the coding sequence ATGAGCCGGCTTTTTCCATTTTTGATTCCGTCAATTGCAGTTCTCTGCTTAACTCTGAACGTCCATTCTGCCAATGCCGCTCCACCTTTGATCGTCGCACATCGAGGACTGTTAAAAGCCGCCCCTGAGAACACGCTGTCGAATTTCCGAGCGTGCCTGGAATTGCGGCTCGGTTTTGAATTTGACGTACAGCGCACAAAAGACGGTCATCTGGTTTGCATCCACGACAGTACTGTCAACCGCACAACAAACGGCTCCGGAAACGTGAGTGACTTGACACTGGCAGAAGTCAAGCAGCTTGACGCAGGAAGCTGGTTTGATCCTCGCTTCGCAGGTGAAAAAGTGCCAACGGTAGAGCAGGTTCTGCAGTTGGCCTCTGATTTTAACCAACACCCGATTTTGATCGCCGTCGATTTCAAAGATGCGAACGTCGAACAGGACGTCGTTCGTCTCGCAAAAAAACATGATATCTTAAGCCACCTGATTTTCATCGGCAGAACAATTCAAGAACCCCAGGTCCGCGCTAACATCAAAGCGACTTCTGCGAAAGCCGAAACAGCAGCCGTCGCCAATAATACAACTGAGTTTCCTGCGGCATTGGCCGACACCAGTGCCGACTGGGTCTATGTCCGCTACATCCCTTCCGCTTCAGAAATCAAACGCGTGCATGCAGCCGGCAAACGGGCCTTCATCGCGGGACCGACCGTAGGCGGGAAGATGCCCAAAAACTGGCAAGAAGCAGCGACGGTGGGCATTGATGCGATTCTCACCGACTTTCCTCTGGACTTACGGGCTGTACTCAAACAGAAAGCAGCCAGAAACTAA
- a CDS encoding MarR family winged helix-turn-helix transcriptional regulator, with translation MSPLSIEDQVLVALRRITRAIDLHSRGLMQEIGLTAPQLASLQTIARMQPITVGALAKSIHLSQATITGILSRLETRNLVSRSRRGTDKRTVVVELTEEGQAMLKNAPSLLQDRFRRELLRLQEWEQTQMLSTLQRIASMMDAEDIDASPVLSAGEVTPTAEDENTAYLNE, from the coding sequence ATGTCGCCTCTCAGCATTGAGGATCAGGTCCTAGTCGCGCTGCGACGAATTACGCGTGCGATTGACTTACACTCCCGCGGCCTGATGCAGGAAATCGGACTCACAGCCCCCCAATTGGCATCTTTGCAAACCATCGCCCGTATGCAACCCATCACGGTAGGGGCACTCGCAAAATCAATTCATCTAAGTCAGGCCACAATAACCGGTATTCTTAGTCGACTGGAAACACGCAACCTCGTTTCCCGCTCGCGGAGAGGTACGGACAAACGTACGGTTGTTGTCGAACTCACCGAAGAAGGTCAGGCAATGCTGAAAAATGCTCCTTCCCTGTTACAAGACCGATTTCGGCGTGAACTGCTGCGACTGCAGGAATGGGAACAGACCCAGATGCTGTCTACCTTACAGCGGATCGCTTCCATGATGGACGCAGAAGATATCGATGCATCGCCCGTCTTGTCAGCCGGTGAAGTCACACCGACTGCAGAAGACGAAAACACCGCTTACCTAAACGAGTAA
- the ectA gene encoding diaminobutyrate acetyltransferase, translating into MEQATQLIFREPRLTDALAITNLIKSCPPLDVNSHYVSLLLCRDFHDTCVIAESDSKIVGFLSAYHPPQQENTIFIWQAAVDRSARSCGVASRMLDALLSRQINSHVNYLETTITPSNQSSQKLFRSLAKRLNTECRTCNGFSSELFGEAEEHEPEELYQIGPFSLKPNYGEKSPVS; encoded by the coding sequence ATGGAACAGGCCACCCAATTGATTTTTCGCGAGCCCCGGCTGACCGATGCCCTCGCAATAACCAACCTGATCAAGAGTTGCCCCCCCCTTGACGTTAACTCCCATTACGTCTCGCTCTTGTTGTGTCGTGATTTTCATGACACTTGCGTGATTGCAGAATCCGATTCGAAAATCGTCGGTTTTCTTTCTGCTTATCACCCTCCTCAACAAGAGAACACAATTTTCATCTGGCAAGCCGCCGTTGATCGCAGCGCGCGTTCCTGCGGTGTTGCATCGCGAATGCTTGACGCTCTGCTATCCCGCCAGATCAACTCCCATGTGAATTACCTGGAAACGACGATTACTCCCTCGAATCAATCGTCCCAAAAGCTGTTTCGCTCACTCGCAAAACGGCTTAACACGGAGTGCCGAACTTGTAATGGCTTTTCTTCGGAATTGTTTGGTGAAGCTGAAGAACACGAACCCGAAGAATTGTACCAGATTGGCCCCTTCTCACTAAAACCTAATTACGGAGAGAAATCACCAGTATCATGA
- the ectB gene encoding diaminobutyrate--2-oxoglutarate transaminase: protein MTIFNRLESNVRGYCRSFPTTFTKAQNANLRDAEGNEFIDFLAGAGTLNYGHNNPKLKAKLIEFLERDGMLHGLDMQTDAKARFLEVFEKRILSPLELDYKVQFTGPTGTNAVEAALKLARKVTGRTNVISFTNGFHGVSLGSVAATGNSHFRDAAGTPLNNVTFMPYYGYMGSNMDTLEYFETILKDSSSGLDLPAAVIVETVQGEGGVNVASTEWLQQLETLCQEHGILLIIDDIQVGCGRTGNFFSFEKAGIVPDIVTLSKSLSAYGLPMSLVLMKSDLDQWEPGEHNGTFRGNNLAFVSAAEAIELYWSDYRFAREVLQKGALIKNRLEEIAENVNDVELEVRGTGMIWGLACQECPALPEKISAAAFERGLIIETSGTDSHVLKILPPLTIEDDQLLQGLDIVADSLKAVLNDDSILEELGLVHAD, encoded by the coding sequence ATGACTATATTCAACCGACTCGAATCAAACGTTCGCGGTTACTGTCGCTCATTCCCTACCACATTTACTAAAGCCCAGAACGCCAATTTGCGCGATGCTGAGGGTAACGAATTTATCGACTTTCTTGCGGGCGCGGGAACCTTAAACTACGGCCATAACAATCCAAAACTGAAAGCGAAACTCATCGAGTTCCTGGAACGAGATGGAATGTTACATGGACTCGACATGCAAACGGATGCGAAAGCTCGCTTCCTGGAAGTATTTGAAAAACGAATTCTCTCGCCACTGGAACTCGATTACAAAGTTCAGTTCACTGGACCAACAGGAACAAACGCGGTTGAAGCCGCATTAAAGCTGGCGCGAAAAGTAACCGGACGGACGAACGTGATTTCCTTCACCAATGGTTTTCATGGCGTAAGCCTGGGATCAGTTGCCGCTACGGGAAACAGCCATTTTCGTGATGCCGCAGGTACTCCACTGAATAATGTGACCTTTATGCCCTACTACGGTTACATGGGCTCCAACATGGATACACTGGAATACTTTGAAACTATTCTCAAAGACAGCAGTAGCGGTTTGGACCTGCCTGCAGCCGTGATTGTAGAAACGGTACAAGGCGAAGGTGGTGTGAATGTCGCCAGTACAGAATGGCTGCAACAACTGGAAACACTCTGCCAGGAACACGGCATTCTGTTGATTATCGATGATATCCAGGTTGGCTGTGGACGAACGGGGAACTTTTTCAGCTTTGAAAAAGCGGGCATCGTACCTGACATCGTCACGCTTTCGAAATCTCTGAGCGCCTATGGTTTACCCATGTCGCTGGTGCTGATGAAATCGGACCTGGATCAATGGGAACCAGGTGAGCACAACGGAACCTTCCGTGGCAACAACTTGGCTTTTGTCTCAGCAGCCGAAGCGATTGAACTGTACTGGAGCGATTACCGCTTCGCACGCGAAGTCCTTCAAAAAGGAGCCTTGATTAAGAATCGACTGGAAGAGATTGCGGAAAACGTGAACGACGTTGAACTGGAAGTGCGCGGTACCGGCATGATCTGGGGACTGGCCTGCCAGGAATGTCCTGCGTTACCTGAAAAAATCTCGGCAGCGGCATTCGAACGCGGATTGATTATCGAAACCAGTGGCACAGACAGCCACGTCTTGAAAATTCTCCCGCCATTAACCATCGAAGATGACCAACTTCTGCAAGGACTGGATATTGTTGCGGACAGCCTCAAAGCGGTACTCAACGATGACAGCATTCTGGAAGAACTGGGTCTGGTACACGCAGACTGA
- a CDS encoding ectoine synthase, translating into MIVRQLNDILGTERDIKAKTWNSRRLLLANENMGFSLHDTIIHPGTETEIWYQNHLEAVYCIEGEGEIELIPDGPTHPISPGMMYALDENDRHLLRAKTQLRMICVFNPPVTGQEVHDENGAYPAAAATDA; encoded by the coding sequence ATGATTGTACGTCAACTGAATGACATTCTCGGAACCGAACGCGATATCAAGGCCAAAACCTGGAATAGCCGACGGTTACTGCTCGCGAATGAAAACATGGGATTTTCCCTGCACGATACGATTATTCATCCGGGAACCGAAACGGAAATCTGGTACCAGAATCACCTGGAAGCCGTCTATTGCATTGAAGGGGAAGGCGAGATTGAACTCATCCCCGATGGCCCCACGCATCCGATTTCTCCCGGCATGATGTATGCGCTCGATGAGAATGATCGTCATCTGTTAAGAGCCAAAACGCAGCTGCGCATGATCTGTGTCTTTAACCCACCCGTTACCGGGCAGGAAGTCCATGATGAAAACGGCGCCTACCCGGCTGCTGCTGCGACTGACGCGTGA
- the thpD gene encoding ectoine hydroxylase, with translation MTARTTPAATTNFEDLYPSRVKSYPETLDRQDPVVYGTAQDGPLTEEQLNQYERDGFLILPAFFSDHEVAAFRAELSALRDCQETKQKPEAILEPDHSELRSLFSVHRPEISPLFSKVASDKRIVQMTNQILGSEVYIHQSRVNLKPGFAGKEFFWHSDFETWHVEDGMPRMRAVSCSLLLDQNDEFNAPLMLVPGSQQEYIACVGETPDDHYQNSLRRQEVGIPDHQSLDEMVNQYGIVQGVGPAGSILLFDCNIMHGSNSNITPLPRSNLFFVYNSTSNYLVQPFGNQNQRPEFIASREDCEPIVPQTITHD, from the coding sequence ATGACCGCGAGAACCACACCAGCTGCCACGACGAACTTCGAAGATCTCTATCCTTCCCGAGTGAAATCATATCCGGAAACGTTAGACAGGCAGGACCCGGTGGTCTATGGCACTGCACAAGATGGCCCGCTGACCGAGGAACAGTTGAATCAGTATGAGCGTGATGGCTTCCTGATTTTACCCGCATTTTTCTCAGATCATGAAGTGGCAGCATTTCGTGCAGAACTGTCTGCCTTACGAGATTGCCAGGAAACGAAACAAAAACCCGAAGCGATTCTGGAACCAGATCATTCTGAACTGCGCTCATTATTTTCCGTTCACAGACCAGAAATCAGCCCCCTGTTTTCCAAAGTGGCATCTGACAAACGAATTGTCCAGATGACAAATCAGATTCTCGGGAGTGAGGTCTATATTCACCAGTCGCGTGTGAACCTAAAACCAGGCTTTGCCGGCAAAGAATTTTTTTGGCATTCCGATTTCGAAACCTGGCACGTTGAAGACGGAATGCCTCGCATGCGTGCCGTCAGTTGCTCCTTACTCCTGGATCAGAACGACGAATTCAATGCACCATTGATGTTGGTTCCCGGATCTCAGCAAGAGTATATTGCCTGCGTCGGTGAGACTCCCGATGACCACTATCAGAATTCATTGCGTCGTCAGGAAGTCGGTATTCCGGATCACCAGTCGCTGGATGAAATGGTAAACCAATACGGCATCGTGCAAGGCGTTGGCCCGGCAGGTTCGATTCTTCTATTCGACTGCAACATCATGCATGGCTCCAACAGTAATATTACCCCACTGCCACGTTCCAATCTGTTTTTTGTTTACAACAGCACATCAAACTATCTGGTCCAACCCTTTGGCAACCAGAACCAAAGACCGGAATTCATCGCATCGCGTGAAGATTGCGAACCGATTGTACCACAAACCATCACTCATGATTAA
- a CDS encoding TRAP transporter small permease, producing the protein MHRLSQIIQRIEAFLLAWSIIAIAVLSIGNVFCRAFLGFSLAFTGELSQFLIIIVTFIGLSYATSRGRHIRMTALYDQLNKRWQKRLMILICIFTALLMFALTWYSFEYISTVYFLETVSPVLQVPLYLVYLCVPLGFTFSAIQYTLTAVRNVISPDVYISFNQKDEYESPVIGEV; encoded by the coding sequence ATGCACCGACTCTCCCAAATCATACAGCGTATTGAAGCGTTTCTACTTGCCTGGTCGATCATCGCGATTGCCGTCCTGTCTATCGGTAATGTATTTTGTCGCGCGTTCCTCGGCTTCAGCTTGGCCTTCACCGGCGAACTCTCTCAATTTCTCATCATCATCGTCACATTCATCGGTCTGAGTTATGCGACCAGCCGCGGCAGACACATTCGGATGACGGCCCTCTACGACCAACTCAACAAACGCTGGCAGAAGAGATTGATGATTCTCATCTGCATTTTCACTGCACTGTTGATGTTTGCTTTGACCTGGTACTCATTTGAGTATATTTCCACCGTCTATTTCCTCGAGACGGTCTCTCCCGTTTTACAGGTCCCCCTGTATCTGGTTTATTTATGCGTCCCACTGGGTTTCACGTTTTCCGCCATCCAATACACGTTAACGGCTGTGCGTAACGTAATTTCTCCCGACGTTTATATTTCGTTCAATCAGAAAGACGAATATGAATCCCCTGTCATCGGAGAAGTGTAA
- a CDS encoding TRAP transporter large permease, producing the protein MLILLMSGFPMKVPLITAAFAVLLVFHPDVTPAVLIQQMIGGIKPAALLAVPMFIFAADIMTRGHSANRLLDLVTAFVGHLRGGLPIASAISCTLFGAMSGSTQATVVAIGGPLRPQLLKAGYSDSFTTALIINASDIALLIPPSIGMIVYGVVSGTSIGELFIAGIGPGLLVLFLFCVYCWIASIRMQIPRQPKADSSTRKSAAKRALLPLGFPLIIIGGIYSGIFSPIEAAAVSVLYAAILEILFFRELSLKDIPEIALSTGLVTAVVFILVGSGAAFSWVISFAQLPDALINDWLGLSAASGYWTIMLTIAIAYFIGCMFVDPIVVILILTPIFHPVAAAAGIDPVLVGIVVTLQVAIGSATPPFGCDIFTAIAIFRRPYLEVIRGTPPFIAILLFAAVLLIAFPGISLFLRNLAFG; encoded by the coding sequence ATGCTCATACTGCTGATGTCCGGATTCCCAATGAAGGTCCCGCTCATTACAGCAGCCTTCGCTGTTCTACTGGTCTTCCATCCGGATGTCACACCGGCCGTCCTGATTCAGCAAATGATCGGCGGGATTAAACCGGCTGCGTTATTAGCCGTTCCGATGTTCATTTTCGCTGCCGACATTATGACGCGCGGACACTCGGCGAATCGGTTACTGGATCTTGTGACGGCGTTCGTGGGACACCTGCGCGGCGGATTGCCAATTGCCAGCGCCATCAGTTGTACGCTGTTCGGTGCGATGTCAGGTTCAACACAGGCCACCGTGGTCGCGATAGGCGGGCCGCTACGTCCGCAGCTTTTAAAAGCCGGCTATTCTGATTCTTTCACTACCGCTCTGATTATCAATGCCAGCGATATCGCCCTGCTCATTCCCCCCAGTATCGGCATGATTGTGTATGGCGTTGTATCCGGCACTTCGATCGGGGAACTGTTTATCGCCGGAATCGGCCCCGGACTGCTGGTGCTGTTCCTGTTTTGTGTCTATTGCTGGATCGCTTCGATACGGATGCAGATTCCGCGACAACCCAAAGCTGATTCATCCACACGCAAATCAGCAGCCAAACGCGCCCTGCTCCCGCTGGGGTTCCCCCTGATCATCATTGGCGGCATCTATTCAGGAATATTCAGCCCCATAGAAGCAGCAGCCGTTTCGGTGCTGTATGCTGCGATTCTGGAAATCCTCTTTTTCCGCGAACTTTCGCTGAAAGACATCCCGGAAATTGCCCTTTCGACCGGCTTAGTCACAGCCGTGGTGTTTATCCTCGTAGGATCAGGAGCCGCCTTCAGTTGGGTGATCTCATTTGCACAGCTACCCGATGCACTCATCAATGACTGGCTGGGGCTCTCTGCCGCCTCTGGTTACTGGACGATCATGCTGACAATTGCCATCGCTTATTTCATCGGTTGCATGTTTGTCGACCCGATCGTAGTGATTTTGATCCTGACTCCCATCTTCCATCCTGTGGCCGCTGCCGCCGGTATTGATCCCGTATTGGTGGGAATCGTCGTCACACTGCAAGTCGCCATCGGGTCCGCGACGCCTCCGTTTGGCTGTGATATCTTTACGGCGATTGCCATCTTCCGACGCCCCTATCTTGAAGTCATTCGAGGTACTCCCCCATTTATTGCCATCCTGTTATTTGCAGCCGTGTTGCTGATTGCCTTCCCCGGCATTTCCCTGTTTCTGCGCAATCTTGCCTTTGGTTGA